CTCACTTCGTAGACCAGGATGATCCTTCCTGTTGATCCTGCGGGAATAGGCCCCCCTATATTTTCCCGATAGTTCCTCATATTTTGGGGGAGTGACGAAAGGATCCTTTGATATCAGCTCGAGCAAGCTGTCAATCTTATTTTTTTGGCAGGC
The nucleotide sequence above comes from Candidatus Methanomethylophilaceae archaeon. Encoded proteins:
- a CDS encoding type II toxin-antitoxin system YoeB family toxin, whose translation is MPEYIVKMYKTAENDYEELKRACQKNKIDSLLELISKDPFVTPPKYEELSGKYRGAYSRRINRKDHPGLRSERYRRS